A window of the Nitrospirota bacterium genome harbors these coding sequences:
- a CDS encoding cbb3-type cytochrome c oxidase subunit I, protein MDKTTVWFIKASMIYFVIGATIGLFIAMLPEWTGIYRSIHVHLNLIGWMSMMIFGVGYHILPRFSGKPLFSPSLARVQFWLSNIGLVGMSFSWAFLYHTQSAVYQFSLVFFALLEVIAVYLFVYNIFKTIQAAPAA, encoded by the coding sequence TGGTTCATAAAAGCCAGCATGATCTATTTTGTCATAGGTGCCACAATAGGGCTATTCATTGCGATGTTGCCTGAATGGACAGGAATCTACAGGAGTATCCATGTTCATCTTAACCTTATAGGGTGGATGAGCATGATGATCTTCGGAGTAGGCTACCACATACTCCCAAGATTCAGTGGAAAACCACTTTTCAGTCCATCCCTGGCAAGAGTTCAGTTCTGGCTTTCAAATATAGGTCTTGTGGGGATGTCATTTTCATGGGCATTTCTATACCACACACAATCAGCAGTCTATCAGTTTTCGCTCGTATTTTTTGCGCTGTTGGAAGTTATCGCTGTATATCTATTTGTGTATAATATATTCAAAACAATCCAGGCAGCTCCAGCTGCATAA
- a CDS encoding DUF1858 domain-containing protein, with amino-acid sequence MGDTKTVITKDMVIGDILKEKPSAVRVIEKYFGQGCFTCPGMKMEDLKFGAMMHGIDPEVIVKEINELD; translated from the coding sequence ATGGGAGATACAAAGACAGTAATCACAAAAGATATGGTGATAGGTGACATCCTGAAGGAAAAGCCTTCTGCCGTAAGGGTAATTGAGAAGTATTTTGGACAGGGATGCTTCACATGTCCGGGAATGAAAATGGAAGACCTCAAATTCGGTGCAATGATGCACGGTATAGATCCAGAGGTAATAGTAAAGGAAATAAACGAGCTGGATTAA
- a CDS encoding methyltransferase has translation MHCDEETLDSILDLKIFQRKHGYRFSVDSLILPYFINLKRLITAVELGAGVCIISMILARRYPHAKIYAVEIQKTLVELGEKNIEFNNLSKQIEIIHADIKDLHSILPEKSFELVLCNPPYRRPKTGLISPEDERAIARHELLMKIDDILDISRYLLRAKGRLALIYHPARLIELMVKMKHYEIEPKRMRFVHSKEGGVAKMVLVEGVKEGKQELKVMPPLYVYNKNGGYSAEMKRIYGVPDAGNALAIHFEAFSFEM, from the coding sequence ATGCACTGTGATGAAGAAACCCTTGATAGCATACTTGACCTGAAGATCTTTCAGCGAAAACACGGATACCGCTTTTCTGTCGATTCGCTAATCCTTCCATATTTTATCAATCTTAAGAGACTCATTACTGCTGTTGAGCTTGGTGCAGGTGTTTGTATAATCTCGATGATACTTGCAAGGAGATATCCTCATGCAAAGATATATGCGGTGGAAATACAGAAGACCCTCGTAGAGCTCGGAGAGAAAAATATCGAATTTAATAATCTTTCTAAACAGATAGAGATAATCCATGCAGACATAAAAGATCTTCATAGCATCCTGCCAGAGAAGTCATTTGAACTTGTATTATGTAATCCACCATACAGGAGACCAAAGACAGGGCTTATATCACCTGAGGACGAAAGGGCAATTGCAAGGCATGAACTTCTGATGAAGATAGACGATATACTTGATATCTCGAGGTATCTCCTAAGGGCAAAAGGAAGGCTCGCTCTAATATACCATCCTGCAAGACTGATTGAACTAATGGTGAAGATGAAACACTATGAGATTGAACCTAAAAGGATGAGATTTGTCCATTCAAAAGAAGGTGGTGTGGCTAAGATGGTGCTTGTTGAAGGAGTAAAGGAAGGAAAACAGGAGCTAAAGGTAATGCCACCACTATATGTATATAATAAGAATGGCGGTTATTCTGCAGAGATGAAAAGGATTTATGGTGTCCCTGATGCGGGGAATGCGCTCGCTATACATTTTGAAGCTTTCAGCTTCGAAATGTAA
- a CDS encoding F0F1 ATP synthase subunit epsilon, protein MGNKLRLEIVTPYGLVLSDEVDEVVCAGSEGEFGVLPGHTPFLTTLKIGMLIYKKGNETGYVFVNQGYAEVRPDKVLILADSAERSEDIDIERAIAAKKRAEERLKQMEMIDIARATVALQRSTVRLHVAEKKGP, encoded by the coding sequence GTGGGAAATAAGTTAAGACTTGAAATCGTTACTCCTTATGGTCTTGTTCTGAGCGATGAGGTTGATGAAGTTGTGTGTGCTGGAAGTGAGGGAGAGTTCGGTGTGTTGCCAGGACATACACCTTTTCTTACAACCCTCAAGATAGGAATGCTCATCTATAAAAAGGGAAATGAGACGGGTTATGTTTTTGTGAACCAGGGATATGCGGAGGTTAGACCTGATAAAGTTCTCATTCTTGCTGATAGCGCAGAGAGATCTGAGGATATAGATATTGAGAGGGCAATTGCAGCTAAGAAGCGTGCGGAAGAAAGACTGAAACAGATGGAAATGATTGATATTGCGAGAGCAACGGTAGCACTTCAACGTTCTACCGTAAGGCTTCATGTAGCAGAGAAAAAAGGACCTTAG
- the atpD gene encoding F0F1 ATP synthase subunit beta, whose amino-acid sequence MNMNTGKVSQVIGVVVDVEFEKELPGILDALTIDEPGDPARSIPEIHLTLETVAHLGDNKVRSLAMGSTDGLVRGMKAVDTGQPITVPVGKPVLGRLINVLGEPIDEMGFIEASERLPIHRPAPDFIEQIATTEQFETGVKVFDLLVPFVRGGKMGMFGGAGVGKTVIIMEMIHNIAMKHGGVSVFAGVGERTREGNDLYLEMKHSGVLPNVALIYGQMNETPGVRSRVGLSALTVAEYFRDQGQDVLIFIDNIFRYTLAGAEVSALLGRMPSAVGYQPTLGTDMGALQERITTTKKGSITSMQAIYVPADDLTDPAIVAAFTHLDGTVVLSRQIVELGIYPGVDPLDSTSRILDPKVLGEEHYSVARQVQAILQRYKELQDIIAILGVEELSEDDKLIVSRARKLQRFLSQPFHVAETFTGTPGRYVKIEDTINGFKAILEGKYDDLPEQAFYMVGPIEEAEEKAKKLGWGRQV is encoded by the coding sequence ATAAATATGAATACAGGAAAGGTTTCACAGGTAATAGGTGTGGTAGTTGATGTAGAATTCGAGAAGGAGTTACCTGGGATTCTCGATGCCCTAACGATAGACGAACCCGGTGATCCTGCAAGGAGTATTCCGGAGATACACCTTACACTCGAGACAGTCGCTCATTTAGGTGACAATAAAGTGAGGTCTCTTGCAATGGGTTCAACGGATGGACTTGTAAGAGGCATGAAGGCGGTAGACACAGGTCAGCCAATAACAGTTCCTGTTGGCAAACCTGTCCTCGGAAGACTTATTAATGTCCTTGGGGAACCTATTGATGAGATGGGTTTTATAGAAGCTTCCGAGAGGTTGCCTATCCACAGACCTGCACCTGACTTTATAGAACAGATAGCAACAACAGAGCAATTTGAGACGGGGGTTAAAGTCTTTGACCTCCTTGTCCCCTTTGTCAGGGGTGGTAAGATGGGGATGTTTGGTGGAGCTGGTGTTGGTAAAACTGTCATCATCATGGAAATGATTCATAATATAGCCATGAAGCATGGTGGTGTCTCTGTCTTTGCTGGGGTTGGTGAGAGGACGAGGGAAGGCAATGACCTTTATCTTGAGATGAAGCATTCAGGAGTCCTTCCAAATGTTGCACTTATCTATGGTCAGATGAATGAGACTCCTGGAGTAAGGTCTCGGGTGGGACTTTCCGCCCTTACAGTAGCAGAATATTTCAGGGATCAGGGTCAGGATGTTCTCATATTTATAGATAACATCTTCAGATATACCCTTGCGGGAGCAGAGGTCTCTGCCCTTCTCGGAAGGATGCCTTCGGCAGTTGGTTATCAGCCAACACTGGGAACAGATATGGGTGCACTTCAGGAGAGGATCACCACCACCAAAAAAGGTTCTATTACATCCATGCAGGCTATATATGTCCCGGCAGATGACCTCACAGACCCTGCTATCGTGGCAGCCTTCACACATCTTGATGGGACCGTTGTTCTTTCAAGACAGATTGTTGAGCTTGGTATATATCCCGGTGTTGATCCTCTGGATTCTACATCAAGGATTCTTGATCCAAAGGTTCTCGGAGAAGAGCATTATTCTGTTGCAAGGCAGGTTCAGGCTATACTCCAGAGATACAAAGAGCTTCAGGACATTATAGCAATCCTCGGAGTAGAAGAGCTTTCAGAGGATGACAAGCTCATAGTTTCAAGGGCAAGAAAGCTTCAGAGATTCCTGAGTCAGCCCTTCCATGTAGCAGAGACCTTTACAGGAACTCCTGGAAGATATGTGAAGATCGAGGACACAATAAACGGTTTTAAGGCGATATTAGAAGGGAAGTATGATGATTTGCCTGAACAGGCATTCTATATGGTAGGGCCAATAGAAGAAGCCGAAGAAAAGGCTAAAAAGCTTGGATGGGGAAGACAGGTATAA
- the atpG gene encoding ATP synthase F1 subunit gamma: MPTLRDLRKRIKAIQSTQKITRAMKMVAAAKLRKVQDRMLDFRHYAIKMDSALSDLARVAERERHPLFAVRPRKTVGVLVMTSDRGLCGAFNTNILRVATHYIESLKKEGFELSLSVIGKKSRDYFRRRNIPIRKSWVGLSGRVTYANAQEIANDLIENYINEDIDEVILIYNEFKTLLAQKLSIVRLLPIKELETDETSAEQVTIATDFLYEPSAEILFKSLLPKYIEIQVYRSLLESSAAEEAARMNAMENASKNCEDIVAKITLMANKVRQASITKELMDIVGGVEALKVK; this comes from the coding sequence ATGCCGACTTTAAGGGATTTAAGAAAGAGAATAAAGGCCATCCAGAGCACTCAGAAGATTACGAGGGCAATGAAGATGGTGGCTGCTGCAAAGCTGAGGAAGGTCCAAGACAGGATGTTGGATTTCAGGCATTATGCCATAAAGATGGATTCAGCTCTTTCTGACCTTGCGAGGGTTGCAGAGAGGGAACGACACCCACTCTTTGCTGTTAGACCGAGAAAGACTGTAGGGGTTCTTGTGATGACTTCTGATAGAGGTCTCTGTGGAGCATTTAATACTAATATCCTGAGGGTTGCAACTCATTATATTGAATCTTTAAAGAAAGAGGGTTTTGAATTGAGTCTTAGTGTCATTGGGAAGAAGTCCCGCGATTACTTCCGCAGAAGGAACATACCAATAAGAAAATCCTGGGTTGGACTCTCTGGGAGGGTAACCTATGCGAATGCACAGGAGATTGCAAATGATTTGATAGAGAATTACATAAATGAGGACATAGATGAGGTTATTCTCATATACAATGAATTTAAGACGCTTCTTGCTCAGAAGCTTTCCATTGTGAGACTCCTTCCTATAAAAGAATTAGAGACCGATGAGACCAGTGCTGAACAGGTTACAATTGCTACGGATTTCCTTTATGAACCTTCTGCTGAGATACTATTTAAAAGCCTCTTACCAAAATATATCGAGATACAGGTTTACAGATCGCTCCTTGAGTCTTCGGCTGCTGAAGAGGCTGCAAGGATGAATGCAATGGAGAATGCCTCCAAAAACTGTGAGGACATCGTTGCAAAGATTACATTAATGGCGAATAAGGTAAGGCAGGCGAGTATCACAAAGGAACTAATGGATATTGTTGGTGGTGTGGAGGCACTGAAAGTGAAATAA